A genomic stretch from Hoplias malabaricus isolate fHopMal1 chromosome 4, fHopMal1.hap1, whole genome shotgun sequence includes:
- the islr2 gene encoding immunoglobulin superfamily containing leucine-rich repeat protein 2: protein MAPGYLVLFALGTAVIVSVQGCVEQCTCSDKATHHFVDCAYKDLLLVPVGLPFNVTTLSLSANKITVLNSNNFVNVTQVTSLWLAHNEITSIEKNTLAPMTQLRNLDLSYNKIVNFPWEDLANLPALQLLKMNHNEMVSLPKDAFTNLKDLRSVRINNNKFTTIAEGTFDALTSLVHLQLYFNPFICSCKLEWMKEWILQSKISIPDQNNIVCNAPADLEGVEVTKIPQLDCESPTVTITSQPNLESTELYEGYTVMLNCEAKGSPKPTIEWEIFTGNQLLTFSLPSIVENSEVPVNGPPTNARLLIFQNGTLIIPHMSKKEDGNYSCSAINDMGKAESTMKLTMAGAKKHATSYILDPKLGISPPVNKPGPKSSNSVISMWPKHEKTKVQPTGTSSITINTEQVEEGSDTLPFASKCGTSDGSQYISNHAFNLSLDDLKQYTFDFGVIALEVSETEAKVQLNPLQVASAKSNLHINQVQDLETVNKEPFSLYQTSLKKSPMDMLYICVSTGNGHSVVQWSKIEEGVNTYRFQGLQPGTNYTLCLTYGGQDCQVQVVFTTRKKIPSLLIIVVVSIFLLGLATVPLLGATCCHLLYKYQGKTYKLIMKAQNPDQMEKHIATDFDPRASFVESEKNFDASELGEGDGEAGAEEGEGEGEGEEGEGSVVAESIPESQSKTQEEFEVGSEYSDRLPLGAEAVNISEEINGNYKEPR, encoded by the coding sequence ATGGCGCCCGGCTACCTGGTGCTCTTTGCCTTGGGGACCGCAGTCATTGTGAGTGTGCAGGGCTGCGTTGAGCAGTGTACCTGCTCTGATAAAGCTACCCATCACTTTGTGGACTGTGCTTACAAAGATCTTCTGCTGGTACCTGTGGGCTTGCCATTCAATGTGACAACTCTAAGCCTTTCAGCAAACAAGATCACAGTATTGAATTCCAACAACTTTGTAAACGTTACCCAAGTTACGTCTCTTTGGCTTGCCCACAATGAAATAACTAGCATTGAGAAAAACACACTGGCACCGATGACTCAGCTGAGGAACCTAGACCTAAGCTATAATAAAATTGTGAATTTTCCATGGGAGGACCTTGCTAACCTCCCTGCCCTTCAGCTGCTAAAGATGAACCACAATGAAATGGTCAGCCTGCCTAAGGATGCTTTTACTAACCTGAAAGATCTACGTTCAGTTcgcatcaacaacaacaaatttaCTACCATCGCAGAGGGGACTTTTGATGCTCTCACCTCCTTGGTGCACCTTCAGCTTTACTTCAATCCTTTCATCTGCTCTTGTAAGCTTGAATGGATGAAGGAATGGATTCTTCAGTCTAAAATCTCCATCCCAGACCAGAACAATATTGTGTGCAATGCCCCTGCAGATTTAGAAGGTGTAGAGGTCACAAAAATTCCCCAACTAGACTGTGAATCCCCAACAGTTACCATAACCTCTCAGCCCAACCTCGAAAGCACAGAACTGTATGAGGGATACACAGTCATGTTGAACTGTGAAGCTAAAGGGAGCCCAAAACCTACCATTGAATGGGAAATATTTACAGGAAACCAGCTTTTAACATTTTCATTGCCTTCCATTGTTGAAAATAGTGAGGTTCCTGTTAATGGGCCACCTACTAACGCGAGGCTCCTCATCTTTCAAAATGGGACCCTAATTATTCCTCACATGAGCAAAAAAGAAGATGGAAACTACAGCTGCTCTGCGATCAATGACATGGGCAAAGCTGAAAGCACAATGAAACTTACTATGGCTGGTGCCAAAAAACATGCCACCAGCTACATACTGGACCCAAAACTCGGCATCAGTCCACCTGTAAATAAACCTGGACCAAAGAGCTCCAACAGTGTGATCAGTATGTGGCCCAAACATGAGAAGACAAAGGTTCAACCAACTGGAACATCGTCCATCACTATTAATACTGAACAAGTTGAGGAGGGCTCTGACACGTTACCATTTGCCAGCAAGTGTGGAACAAGCGATGGCTCACAGTATATATCTAACCATGCTTTTAACCTGAGTTTGGATGATCTTAAACAGTACACCTTTGATTTTGGAGTGATTGCGCTGGAGGTGTCAGAAACCGAGGCTAAAGTCCAGCTCAACCCCCTGCAGGTGGCCAGTGCCAAATCAAACCTACATATAAACCAAGTGCAGGACCTAGAAACTGTGAACAAAGAGCCGTTCAGTCTTTACCAGACATCGCTGAAGAAATCCCCCATGGACatgttgtatatttgtgttaGCACTGGCAATGGGCATTCAGTAGTTCAGTGGTCAAAGATAGAAGAAGGTGTCAATACTTATCGCTTCCAGGGCTTACAGCCAGGCACTAATTACACACTGTGCCTCACATACGGGGGGCAGGACTGTCAGGTCCAAGTGGTCTTCACCACAAGGAAGAAAATCCCCTCTTTACTTATCATTGTGGTGGTCAGTATTTTCTTGCTGGGCTTGGCCACCGTGCCCCTGCTGGGAGCCACCTGCTGTCATCTGCTCTACAAGTATCAAGGCAAGACCTACAAACTCATCATGAAAGCACAGAACCCGGATCAGATGGAGAAGCACATAGCCACAGATTTCGATCCAAGGGCATCTTTCGTGGAATCGGAGAAGAACTTCGACGCGAGTGAGCTGGGCGAGGGGGATGGAGAGGCTGGTGCCGAGGAGGGGGAAGGGGAAGGGGAAGGGGAAGAAGGGGAGGGCAGCGTAGTGGCCGAGTCCATTCCGGAATCACAGTCCAAAACTCAGGAGGAGTTCGAGGTGGGCTCTGAGTACAGCGACAGGTTACCGTTAGGGGCCGAGGCGGTGAATATATCTGAGGAAATCAACGGCAACTACAAAGAGCCGCGCTGA